A stretch of Pseudoclavibacter chungangensis DNA encodes these proteins:
- a CDS encoding ABC transporter ATP-binding protein, which yields MTTVIEAVGLTKHYRGGVHALDGVDLRLDANRIHGLLGRNGAGKTTLMQVLTGQLVRTGGDARVFGADPFEDAAVLSRTCFIQESRKYPDGYRAKDVLAVARELHASWDAAFEERLVDDFRLPLDRNIRKLSRGQLSAIGIIVGLASRAELTFFDEPYLGLDAVARQRFYDHLLADFGEHPRTVLLSTHLIDEVAALLEHVVVIDEGRVIVDADADELGQRAFEVSGRSDAVEAFAVGRELLHTQRLGSLASATLLGPLDPASRAEAESAGLELGRVSLQSLIVHLTTDLESAREATTKGARR from the coding sequence ATGACCACCGTCATCGAGGCCGTCGGCCTCACGAAGCACTACCGCGGCGGTGTCCACGCGCTCGACGGCGTCGACCTGCGCCTCGACGCGAACCGCATCCACGGACTGCTCGGCCGCAACGGCGCGGGCAAGACCACGCTCATGCAGGTGCTCACGGGTCAGCTGGTTCGGACGGGCGGCGACGCCCGTGTCTTCGGCGCCGACCCGTTCGAGGACGCCGCGGTCCTCTCGCGCACCTGCTTCATCCAGGAGAGCCGGAAGTACCCCGACGGCTACCGGGCGAAGGACGTCCTCGCCGTCGCGCGCGAACTGCACGCGAGCTGGGACGCGGCGTTCGAGGAGCGCCTCGTCGACGACTTCCGACTGCCCCTCGACCGCAACATCCGCAAGCTCTCGCGCGGTCAGCTCAGTGCGATCGGCATCATCGTCGGATTGGCCTCCAGGGCGGAGCTGACCTTCTTCGACGAGCCGTACCTGGGCCTCGACGCCGTCGCCCGGCAGCGCTTCTACGACCACCTGTTGGCCGACTTCGGTGAGCACCCGCGCACGGTGCTGCTCTCGACGCACCTGATCGACGAGGTCGCCGCCCTCCTCGAACACGTCGTCGTCATCGACGAGGGGCGAGTCATCGTCGACGCCGACGCCGACGAGCTCGGACAGCGCGCCTTCGAGGTGTCGGGGCGCTCCGACGCCGTCGAAGCGTTCGCGGTCGGCCGCGAGCTGCTCCACACGCAGCGACTCGGGAGTCTCGCGAGCGCGACCCTCCTCGGTCCGCTCGATCCCGCCTCGCGGGCCGAGGCGGAGTCCGCCGGCCTCGAGCTGGGGCGCGTCTCGCTCCAATCGCTCATCGTCCACCTCACAACCGACCTCGAGTCCGCTCGCGAGGCCACCACGAAGGGAGCCCGGCGATGA
- a CDS encoding YqaJ viral recombinase family protein, whose product MVAFLPSSDALAGVAPVGHVDRRDPELFRPAALTAFARPETSPHPGPVAPAAPSVWNPAACVTDVAPPPHLRRVLADSNDRAAWLRARTIGVTASDAARLATPNSVKQVARDKLAGSGFSGNAYTEFGRQREPEIAAWVLERHGIEACGLLFHAERSNLHLATPDGLHCDEDGHVLLAEIKTTNKPWSRIPRHYLRQVWWQQYVLGAERTLFVWERHENFVVKDAEPRCVWIDRDEHEIGRLVTLADQVLELMSMYE is encoded by the coding sequence GTGGTCGCCTTCCTTCCCTCGTCGGACGCGCTCGCCGGCGTCGCGCCGGTCGGGCACGTCGATCGTCGCGACCCCGAGCTGTTCCGCCCCGCCGCGCTCACCGCGTTCGCCCGGCCCGAGACGAGCCCGCACCCCGGTCCCGTCGCGCCCGCCGCACCGAGCGTCTGGAACCCGGCCGCGTGCGTCACCGACGTGGCCCCACCACCGCACCTGCGTCGCGTGCTCGCCGATTCCAACGACCGGGCGGCCTGGCTGCGGGCGCGGACGATCGGCGTCACGGCGAGTGACGCGGCTCGGCTCGCCACGCCGAACTCGGTCAAGCAGGTCGCTCGCGACAAGCTCGCCGGCTCGGGATTCAGTGGCAACGCCTACACGGAGTTCGGTCGGCAGCGCGAGCCCGAGATCGCGGCCTGGGTGCTCGAACGGCACGGGATCGAGGCGTGCGGGCTTCTCTTCCACGCGGAGCGGTCCAACCTGCACCTCGCGACGCCCGACGGTCTGCACTGCGACGAGGACGGGCACGTGCTGCTCGCCGAGATCAAGACGACCAACAAGCCGTGGTCGCGCATCCCGCGTCACTACCTGCGCCAGGTGTGGTGGCAGCAGTACGTGCTCGGCGCCGAGCGCACGCTGTTCGTGTGGGAGCGTCACGAGAACTTCGTCGTGAAGGACGCCGAGCCCCGCTGCGTCTGGATCGATCGCGACGAGCACGAGATCGGGCGCCTCGTCACGCTCGCCGATCAGGTGCTCGAGCTCATGTCGATGTACGAGTGA
- a CDS encoding cold-shock protein, translating to MTTGIVKWFNAEKGYGFIAPEDGSDDVFAHFRAIAGNGYRSLEENQRVEFDIAQGPKGLQAENITVIS from the coding sequence ATGACCACCGGAATCGTGAAGTGGTTCAACGCCGAAAAGGGATACGGCTTCATCGCCCCCGAGGACGGCTCGGACGACGTGTTCGCGCACTTCCGCGCGATCGCCGGCAACGGCTACCGCTCGCTCGAGGAGAACCAGCGCGTCGAGTTCGACATCGCCCAGGGCCCCAAGGGCCTGCAGGCGGAGAACATCACCGTCATCTCCTAG
- a CDS encoding ABC transporter permease: protein MNILRNGVSRIGYELRSYFRAPDQVFFTFLFPILMFGLFASIFAGDELGPGPDGTTVSMSRYYLTGMLAMAILLTGTQNLAIDIAIEKHEGGLKRLGATPLSPVSFFIGKFGVTVITCAVQMVLLIVFARLAFDVELPSDPERWLTFAWVSLLGLACFSALGTALSAVPRSGRSATAIVIPVVLLPQFFSGIFISFSMLPEWLQNVSSALPLAWLARGMRSVFMPEWFEASEPGGEWRLPVAALVIGIWFVAGLLVSWFTFRWTRGRS, encoded by the coding sequence ATGAACATCCTCCGCAACGGCGTCTCACGCATCGGCTACGAGCTGCGCTCGTACTTCCGAGCACCCGACCAGGTGTTCTTCACCTTCCTGTTCCCCATCCTCATGTTCGGCCTGTTCGCGTCGATCTTCGCGGGGGACGAACTCGGCCCCGGCCCGGACGGGACGACCGTCAGCATGTCCCGGTACTACCTGACGGGCATGCTCGCGATGGCCATCCTGCTCACGGGCACCCAGAACCTCGCGATCGATATCGCGATCGAGAAGCACGAGGGCGGTCTCAAGCGCCTCGGCGCGACGCCGCTCAGCCCGGTCTCGTTCTTCATCGGGAAGTTCGGTGTCACCGTCATCACGTGCGCGGTGCAGATGGTGCTCCTCATCGTCTTCGCGCGCCTCGCCTTCGACGTGGAGCTGCCGAGCGACCCCGAGCGGTGGCTCACGTTCGCGTGGGTCTCGCTCCTCGGACTCGCGTGCTTCTCGGCGCTCGGCACCGCGCTCTCGGCCGTGCCCCGTTCCGGCCGCAGCGCGACCGCGATCGTCATCCCGGTCGTCCTGCTGCCGCAGTTCTTCTCGGGCATCTTCATCTCGTTCTCGATGCTTCCCGAGTGGCTGCAGAACGTCTCGAGCGCGCTGCCCCTCGCGTGGCTCGCCCGTGGGATGCGCTCCGTGTTCATGCCCGAATGGTTCGAGGCGTCCGAACCCGGTGGCGAATGGCGGCTCCCCGTCGCCGCGCTCGTCATCGGGATCTGGTTCGTCGCGGGCCTCCTCGTCTCGTGGTTCACGTTCCGCTGGACACGGGGACGATCATGA
- a CDS encoding ABC transporter ATP-binding protein, translating to MNHTSDPVVEVVDLRKSYGAKHALDGLDFDIRTGEIFALLGPNGAGKSTTIEILEGFRTPTSGHVRVLGASPWNADAAWRARVGVVGQSTADIDRFSARELLRHFAGFYPDPRDPDEVLEAVGLAPHAGARVRTLSGGQKRRVDVALGIIGRPELLFLDEPTTGFDPEARRRFWTLVESLRTDGTTILLTTHYLDEAEHLADRVGVIAGGRLVEIGTLRELGGPEARTPVVSWRDADGHHRSERTHTPAALVSELAAALGGEPPELSVHRPTLEDIYLDLLEAHAATAGSSATVDEHGGRPTTNAGTATR from the coding sequence ATGAATCACACGAGCGATCCCGTGGTCGAGGTCGTCGACCTGCGGAAGTCCTATGGCGCGAAACACGCGCTCGACGGCCTCGACTTCGACATCCGCACGGGCGAGATCTTCGCACTGCTCGGACCGAACGGTGCCGGGAAGAGCACGACGATCGAGATCCTCGAGGGATTCCGCACGCCGACGTCCGGTCACGTGCGCGTGCTCGGGGCGTCCCCGTGGAACGCCGATGCCGCTTGGCGGGCGCGCGTCGGCGTCGTCGGGCAGTCGACCGCGGACATCGACCGGTTCTCCGCGCGCGAACTGCTGCGCCACTTCGCCGGGTTCTACCCGGATCCACGCGATCCGGACGAGGTGCTCGAAGCGGTCGGGCTGGCGCCCCACGCCGGTGCGAGGGTCCGCACCCTCTCGGGTGGCCAGAAACGCCGCGTCGACGTCGCCCTCGGCATCATCGGTCGACCCGAGCTGCTCTTCCTCGACGAGCCCACGACGGGTTTCGACCCGGAGGCGCGACGTCGGTTCTGGACGCTCGTCGAATCACTGCGCACCGACGGGACCACGATCCTGCTCACGACGCACTACCTCGACGAGGCCGAGCACCTCGCCGATCGCGTCGGGGTGATCGCCGGCGGACGACTCGTCGAGATCGGGACGCTGCGCGAACTCGGCGGTCCCGAGGCCCGGACACCCGTCGTCTCGTGGCGCGACGCCGACGGGCACCACCGATCCGAACGCACGCACACGCCCGCTGCGCTCGTGAGTGAGCTCGCCGCCGCGCTCGGCGGTGAGCCACCCGAGCTGTCCGTGCACCGACCCACGCTCGAGGACATCTACCTCGACCTGCTCGAGGCACACGCGGCGACCGCGGGATCCTCGGCGACGGTCGACGAGCACGGCGGACGACCGACGACGAACGCGGGGACGGCGACGCGATGA
- the nusG gene encoding transcription termination/antitermination protein NusG yields the protein MSDPNVNDPNGLFETALEQDSEVAEAQEGGVDVDETDLELERVLDDSQIVDGEDEPDEESDEDRTEADDPEVADPEADAIVTDVLDVDTSEEAAASAAATADEEAEAEADDPEADPYEAFKRELRLKPGKWYVIHTYAGFERRVKQNLHQRTESMNMSDFIYQVEVPMEDFVEIKNGQRKMVTRVRIPGYVLVRMMLNEDSWAVVRHTPGVTGFVGNAHNPTPLRFNEAFEMLKSLVDVAQAPAAKAAGGAETGGAKRAPIAEVDFEVGETITIKEGSFAGLTGTINEIKPESGKLTVLVSLFERETPVELSFDQVTKL from the coding sequence GTGTCCGACCCGAACGTGAACGACCCGAACGGGCTGTTCGAGACCGCCCTCGAGCAGGACTCCGAGGTCGCCGAGGCCCAGGAGGGCGGCGTCGACGTTGACGAGACCGACCTCGAGCTGGAGCGAGTGCTCGACGACTCGCAGATCGTCGACGGCGAGGACGAGCCCGACGAGGAGTCGGACGAGGACCGCACCGAGGCCGACGACCCGGAGGTCGCCGACCCCGAGGCCGACGCGATCGTGACGGACGTCCTCGACGTCGACACGAGCGAGGAGGCGGCCGCATCGGCCGCCGCGACCGCCGACGAGGAGGCCGAGGCCGAGGCGGACGACCCCGAGGCCGACCCGTACGAGGCGTTCAAGCGCGAGCTGCGCCTCAAGCCCGGCAAGTGGTACGTCATCCACACCTACGCCGGCTTCGAGCGGCGCGTGAAGCAGAACCTGCACCAGCGCACCGAGTCCATGAACATGAGCGACTTCATCTACCAGGTGGAGGTGCCCATGGAGGACTTCGTCGAGATCAAGAACGGGCAGCGCAAGATGGTGACGCGCGTGCGCATCCCCGGCTACGTGCTCGTGCGCATGATGCTCAACGAGGACAGCTGGGCCGTCGTGCGCCACACGCCGGGGGTCACGGGCTTCGTCGGCAACGCCCACAACCCCACGCCCCTCCGGTTCAACGAGGCGTTCGAGATGCTGAAGAGCCTCGTCGACGTCGCGCAGGCACCCGCAGCCAAGGCCGCCGGCGGTGCCGAGACGGGTGGCGCGAAGCGCGCTCCGATCGCCGAGGTCGACTTCGAGGTCGGCGAGACGATCACGATCAAGGAGGGCTCGTTCGCGGGCCTCACGGGCACGATCAACGAGATCAAGCCGGAGAGCGGCAAGCTCACGGTCCTCGTCTCGCTCTTCGAGCGCGAGACGCCGGTCGAACTCTCGTTCGACCAGGTCACCAAGCTGTAG
- a CDS encoding NADP-dependent oxidoreductase: MTDPSTLPPLPETMRAAVVTSAGGPEVIELQDLALPAQINSDTLVRVHAAGVNPIDWKTREGRGAALPAYPWVLGGEFSGTVVRASYELAPFQPGDEVFGMLLVPRYLGADAEYVSCPFMSLARKPASLTHLEAGAVPLAALTAWAGIVEAGRVHTGQRVLVHAGAGGVGHFAVQLAHHYGAHVVATASARNHDWVRELGADQVIDYTADRFEEAIDAPVDLVLDLIGDVQAETGTRSLDPRVLRDGGTYICVPTGAFPGMHAAIAAQDRDLVGSTLKLSPDGRALETIAILIDQGDLRVHVDRVFPLAATAEAQVLVADGHVRGKVVLDLDA, translated from the coding sequence ATGACCGATCCGTCGACGCTCCCTCCCCTGCCCGAGACCATGCGTGCCGCCGTCGTGACCTCCGCAGGCGGTCCCGAGGTGATCGAGTTGCAGGACCTCGCGCTTCCTGCGCAGATCAACTCCGACACGCTCGTGCGCGTGCACGCCGCGGGGGTCAATCCGATCGACTGGAAGACGCGGGAGGGTCGCGGCGCCGCGCTGCCGGCGTACCCCTGGGTGCTCGGCGGCGAGTTCTCGGGAACCGTCGTGCGGGCCTCGTACGAACTCGCCCCCTTCCAACCGGGCGACGAGGTCTTCGGGATGCTGCTCGTCCCCCGCTACCTCGGAGCGGACGCCGAGTACGTGTCCTGCCCGTTCATGAGCCTCGCGCGCAAGCCCGCGTCGCTCACGCATCTCGAGGCTGGTGCCGTGCCGCTCGCCGCACTCACGGCGTGGGCCGGCATCGTCGAGGCGGGACGCGTCCACACGGGTCAGCGCGTTCTCGTCCACGCCGGGGCGGGAGGCGTCGGTCACTTCGCCGTCCAGCTCGCACACCACTACGGCGCCCACGTCGTCGCGACCGCATCGGCCCGCAACCACGACTGGGTGCGCGAACTCGGCGCGGACCAGGTGATCGACTACACCGCCGACCGCTTCGAGGAAGCGATCGACGCACCCGTCGATCTCGTGCTCGATCTCATCGGCGACGTGCAGGCCGAGACCGGGACGCGCTCGCTCGATCCACGCGTGCTGCGCGACGGCGGTACCTACATCTGCGTCCCGACGGGCGCCTTCCCCGGCATGCACGCGGCGATCGCCGCGCAGGACCGCGATCTCGTGGGATCGACGCTCAAGCTCTCCCCCGACGGACGAGCGCTCGAGACGATCGCGATCCTCATCGATCAGGGCGATCTGCGCGTGCACGTCGATCGCGTGTTCCCGCTCGCCGCCACGGCCGAGGCACAGGTGCTCGTCGCGGACGGCCACGTCCGCGGCAAGGTCGTCCTCGACCTCGACGCGTGA
- a CDS encoding sensor histidine kinase — MTHEPHGATSLERRLWLLAFGVVPLLIATTLVLMAGTERLRPDGGWGPARLLFGAACIAVVAVVWFVVGERAFDHRRTGIVCFVIVSTSLIVGMAVVPLLGITQALLFPYLWYTLDDTRRSILGSAIVCLLMAFALAAQDWPGSFLFQLLIEIVSFTISLVLGLTITRSYETSARHEHLIEQLRSTRADLAELSRVAGATAERERLSRELHDTLAQSLAGLSMLAEKSARELRRTSGLLGPGRPDVRDAIDAEAARVERITDLSRDSLAEIRAIIAESAPVTDHLATFEAALDRLVDRFRLETGIESRVVVDLGDQGLSRETEVVLLRCVQEGLANVRRHSGASAARLHVSTVAGHAVLRLEDDGRGFDPATAPTTGFGLPGLRERARTVGGSVDIVSAPGTGTRVVVRLPLEELGDEPGPSAVPPPITFHHPSTDGK; from the coding sequence ATGACGCACGAACCGCACGGTGCCACGTCGCTCGAACGGCGGCTCTGGCTGCTCGCGTTCGGCGTCGTCCCGCTCCTGATCGCGACGACCCTCGTCCTCATGGCCGGGACGGAGCGTCTCAGACCGGACGGCGGGTGGGGACCAGCCAGGCTCCTGTTCGGTGCGGCGTGCATCGCCGTCGTCGCCGTCGTCTGGTTCGTCGTCGGCGAGCGAGCGTTCGATCACCGCCGCACGGGCATCGTCTGCTTCGTCATCGTCTCGACCTCGCTCATCGTCGGTATGGCCGTCGTACCGCTGCTCGGCATCACGCAGGCGCTCCTGTTCCCCTACCTGTGGTACACACTCGACGACACCCGCCGCAGCATCCTCGGGAGCGCGATCGTGTGTCTGCTCATGGCCTTCGCCCTCGCCGCGCAGGACTGGCCCGGCTCGTTCCTGTTCCAGCTCCTGATCGAGATCGTGAGCTTCACCATCAGTCTCGTCCTCGGGCTCACGATCACGCGAAGCTACGAGACCTCGGCGCGACACGAACACCTCATCGAGCAGCTCCGGTCGACGCGCGCCGACCTCGCCGAGCTCTCGCGGGTCGCGGGGGCGACGGCCGAGCGCGAACGACTCTCGCGCGAACTGCACGACACGCTCGCACAGTCCCTCGCGGGCCTGTCGATGCTCGCCGAGAAGTCCGCCCGCGAACTCCGGCGCACGAGCGGCCTCCTCGGGCCCGGTCGCCCGGACGTCCGCGACGCGATCGACGCGGAGGCGGCCCGCGTGGAGCGGATCACCGACCTGTCCCGCGATTCGCTCGCCGAGATCCGCGCCATCATCGCCGAATCGGCCCCCGTGACCGACCACCTCGCGACCTTCGAGGCGGCACTCGACCGTCTCGTCGACCGGTTCCGTCTCGAAACCGGCATCGAGTCACGCGTGGTCGTCGACCTCGGCGACCAGGGCCTCTCGCGCGAGACGGAGGTCGTCCTCCTGCGGTGCGTCCAGGAGGGCCTCGCGAACGTCCGTCGCCACTCCGGCGCCTCCGCCGCGCGACTCCACGTGAGCACGGTCGCCGGCCACGCGGTCCTTCGCCTCGAGGACGACGGTCGCGGATTCGATCCCGCGACGGCACCGACGACGGGTTTCGGACTCCCGGGCCTCCGCGAGCGCGCGCGAACGGTCGGCGGTTCGGTCGACATCGTGAGCGCCCCCGGAACGGGCACGCGGGTCGTCGTGCGGCTCCCGCTCGAGGAGCTGGGCGACGAGCCCGGACCGAGCGCCGTTCCACCACCCATCACGTTCCACCACCCATCGACGGACGGGAAATGA
- the rplK gene encoding 50S ribosomal protein L11, giving the protein MAPKKKVSGLIKLQIQAGAANPAPPIGPALGQHGVNIMEFCKAYNAATESQRGNVIPVEITVYEDRSFTFVLKTPPAAELIKKAAGVKKGSSTPHTDKVGKLTQAQVREIAEQKKSDLNANDVEQAAKIIAGTARSMGITVEG; this is encoded by the coding sequence ATGGCTCCCAAGAAGAAGGTCTCGGGCCTCATCAAGCTCCAGATCCAGGCCGGTGCCGCCAACCCGGCGCCGCCGATCGGCCCCGCGCTCGGTCAGCACGGCGTGAACATCATGGAGTTCTGCAAGGCGTACAACGCCGCGACGGAGTCGCAGCGCGGCAACGTCATCCCCGTCGAGATCACCGTCTACGAGGACCGTTCGTTCACGTTCGTCCTCAAGACGCCCCCGGCCGCCGAGCTCATCAAGAAGGCGGCGGGCGTGAAGAAGGGGTCCTCGACGCCCCACACCGACAAGGTCGGCAAGCTCACGCAGGCGCAGGTGCGCGAGATCGCCGAGCAGAAGAAGTCGGACCTCAACGCGAACGACGTCGAGCAGGCCGCGAAGATCATCGCCGGCACCGCCCGTTCGATGGGCATCACGGTCGAGGGCTAG
- a CDS encoding pyridoxal phosphate-dependent aminotransferase produces the protein MGSFSSPLSPRISAIAESATLKVDAKAKALKAEGRPVISYAAGEPDFPTPQHVVDAAIAAAADPKNHRYTPAAGLAELRDAITSKTARDSGLDVPAARILVTNGGKQAVYQSILTVIGDGDELILPTPAWTTYPEVVKLAGGVTVPVFAGADQGYKVTVDQLEAARTPRSRALLFCSPSNPTGAVYTPEETRAIGEWAEAHGLWVISDEIYQNLTYDGVKATSIVEAVPTLHDQTILVNGVAKSFAMTGWRVGWMVGPERAIKAATNLQTHLTGNVNNIAQRAALAALTGPTEPVEEMRQAFERRRGLIVEQLSAVPGFEVPTPEGAFYVYADVRALLGREFGGRRIETSLELADYVLDAAEVAVVPGEAFGPSGYVRMSYALGDDELVEGVQRLQRLFA, from the coding sequence ATGGGTTCCTTCTCCTCTCCCCTGTCACCGCGCATCTCCGCCATCGCCGAATCCGCGACGCTCAAGGTCGATGCCAAGGCCAAGGCGCTCAAGGCCGAAGGCCGGCCCGTCATCAGCTACGCCGCGGGCGAGCCCGACTTCCCGACGCCCCAGCACGTCGTGGACGCCGCGATTGCCGCCGCCGCGGACCCGAAGAACCACCGCTACACGCCCGCGGCGGGCCTCGCCGAGCTGCGCGATGCGATCACGAGCAAGACCGCGCGCGACTCGGGCCTCGACGTGCCCGCCGCGCGCATCCTCGTGACGAACGGCGGCAAGCAGGCCGTCTACCAGTCGATCCTCACGGTCATCGGTGACGGCGACGAGCTCATCCTCCCGACGCCCGCCTGGACCACCTACCCCGAGGTCGTCAAGCTCGCCGGCGGCGTCACCGTCCCGGTCTTCGCGGGAGCCGACCAGGGCTACAAGGTGACCGTCGACCAGCTCGAGGCCGCCCGCACGCCTCGCTCGCGCGCGCTCCTGTTCTGCTCCCCCTCGAACCCGACCGGTGCCGTGTACACCCCCGAGGAAACGCGCGCGATCGGTGAGTGGGCCGAGGCGCACGGGCTCTGGGTGATCTCGGACGAGATCTACCAGAACCTCACCTACGACGGCGTCAAGGCGACCTCGATCGTCGAAGCGGTCCCGACCCTCCACGACCAGACCATTCTCGTCAACGGCGTCGCGAAGTCCTTCGCCATGACGGGCTGGCGCGTCGGCTGGATGGTCGGCCCCGAGCGCGCGATCAAGGCCGCCACGAACCTCCAGACGCACCTGACCGGCAACGTCAACAACATCGCGCAGCGGGCGGCCCTCGCAGCGCTCACGGGCCCGACGGAGCCCGTCGAGGAGATGCGGCAGGCGTTCGAGCGCCGCCGCGGCCTCATCGTCGAACAGCTCTCGGCGGTACCCGGTTTCGAGGTGCCGACACCCGAGGGTGCCTTCTACGTGTACGCCGACGTCCGCGCACTCCTCGGCCGCGAGTTCGGCGGTCGCCGGATCGAGACCTCGCTCGAACTCGCGGATTACGTCCTCGACGCGGCCGAGGTCGCCGTCGTCCCCGGTGAAGCGTTCGGCCCGTCCGGCTACGTGCGCATGAGCTACGCGCTCGGTGACGACGAACTCGTCGAGGGCGTGCAGCGCCTGCAGCGCCTGTTCGCCTGA
- a CDS encoding GntR family transcriptional regulator, whose protein sequence is MLDETKPLFVQIAEQIENGVLDGTYPEGDGVPSTNELAQFLRVNPATAGKGLNLLVDRGVLHKRRGIGMFVSDGARERLVVDRTETFASEFVAPMLREAQKLGIDRAALTALIERESK, encoded by the coding sequence ATGCTCGACGAGACGAAACCGCTGTTCGTGCAGATCGCCGAGCAGATCGAGAACGGGGTGCTCGACGGCACCTACCCGGAGGGCGACGGCGTGCCCTCGACGAACGAACTCGCACAGTTCCTGCGCGTCAATCCGGCGACGGCGGGCAAGGGGCTCAACCTCCTCGTCGACCGCGGGGTCCTCCACAAGCGACGGGGGATCGGCATGTTCGTGAGCGACGGCGCGCGCGAACGGCTCGTCGTGGACCGCACCGAGACGTTCGCGAGCGAATTCGTCGCCCCCATGCTGCGCGAGGCCCAGAAGCTCGGCATCGATCGCGCCGCGCTCACCGCACTCATCGAAAGGGAGTCGAAATGA
- the secE gene encoding preprotein translocase subunit SecE: MSPSRSEASSEKKAVASTKRDAADKAPAKSGPFRAIGRFFKEVGSELRKVVTPTRRELFSFTGVVLVFVVFMMVLVTALDLLFGWGASWVFGTGTEVTWPDFGSIFGGTPAPTPAETPAP, from the coding sequence GTGTCGCCATCCAGGTCCGAAGCGTCGAGCGAGAAGAAGGCTGTCGCCTCCACGAAGCGGGACGCGGCAGACAAGGCTCCCGCGAAGAGTGGGCCGTTCCGCGCGATCGGCCGATTCTTCAAGGAGGTCGGTTCCGAACTCCGCAAGGTGGTCACGCCGACGCGGCGCGAGCTGTTCAGCTTCACGGGCGTCGTCCTCGTGTTCGTCGTGTTCATGATGGTGCTCGTCACCGCGCTCGACCTGCTGTTCGGCTGGGGCGCCTCGTGGGTGTTCGGAACGGGTACCGAGGTGACCTGGCCCGACTTCGGCAGCATCTTCGGCGGAACCCCGGCGCCGACCCCGGCGGAGACGCCCGCCCCGTGA
- the rplA gene encoding 50S ribosomal protein L1: MAKSKAYRAAAEKIEEGKAYSIDEAVALARETGSSKFNSTVEVALRLGVDPRKADQMVRGTVNLPHGTGKTARVIVFATGANAEAAIAAGADEVGSDELIARVADGWTAFDSAVATPDMMGKVGRLGKVLGPRGLMPNPKTGTVTTDPAKAVTDIKGGKIEFRVDKHANVHFIVGKAGFTQDQLQDNLRAALDEVLRLKPSSSKGRYVQKAVVSTTFGPGIPLDVSVL, translated from the coding sequence ATGGCGAAGTCCAAGGCATACCGCGCCGCGGCCGAGAAGATCGAGGAGGGCAAGGCCTACTCGATCGACGAGGCCGTCGCGCTGGCTCGGGAGACCGGGTCGTCGAAGTTCAACAGCACCGTCGAGGTCGCACTGCGCCTCGGCGTCGACCCCCGCAAGGCCGATCAGATGGTCCGCGGCACGGTCAACCTCCCGCACGGCACGGGCAAGACCGCTCGCGTCATCGTCTTCGCGACGGGCGCGAACGCCGAGGCCGCGATCGCGGCCGGCGCCGACGAGGTCGGCAGCGACGAGCTCATCGCGCGCGTCGCCGACGGTTGGACCGCGTTCGACTCGGCCGTCGCGACGCCCGACATGATGGGCAAGGTCGGTCGACTCGGAAAGGTCCTCGGTCCCCGTGGCCTCATGCCGAACCCGAAGACCGGTACCGTCACGACGGACCCGGCGAAGGCCGTGACCGACATCAAGGGCGGCAAGATCGAGTTCCGCGTCGACAAGCACGCGAACGTGCACTTCATCGTCGGCAAGGCCGGCTTCACGCAGGATCAGCTGCAGGACAACCTGCGCGCCGCGCTCGACGAGGTCCTCCGTCTCAAGCCGTCGTCGTCGAAGGGCCGCTACGTGCAGAAGGCCGTCGTCTCGACGACCTTCGGCCCGGGCATCCCGCTCGACGTGAGCGTCCTGTAG